A genomic stretch from Barnesiella intestinihominis YIT 11860 includes:
- the kdpF gene encoding K(+)-transporting ATPase subunit F — MYTALFIISVIMFGYLMYVLVKPEKF; from the coding sequence ATGTACACTGCATTATTTATTATCAGCGTAATTATGTTCGGGTATCTGATGTATGTATTAGTGAAACCCGAAAAGTTTTAG